The Anas platyrhynchos isolate ZD024472 breed Pekin duck chromosome 3, IASCAAS_PekinDuck_T2T, whole genome shotgun sequence genome includes a window with the following:
- the GJA10 gene encoding gap junction alpha-10 protein has translation MGDWNLLGSILEEVHIHSTIVGKIWLTILFIFRMLVLGVAAEDVWDDEQSEFICNTEQPGCSNICYDKAFPISLIRYWVLQIIFVSSPSLVYMGHALYRLRALEKERQKRKAHLRAQLEDLEPLPEEHKRVERELRKLEEQKKVNKAPLRGSLLRTYVLHILTRSVVEVGFMVGQYLLYGFHMPPLYKCTRPPCPNTVDCFVSRPTEKTIFMLFMHSIAAVSLFLNILEIAHLGLNRIHKTLAGRPRRPAGRADDQAVPCHPPSSSVMPPRPSASPPPPPSSSSAIGGSGQHRRQRPPVSSSSEEAPPGMVGTAGMGTGTGMSRRLPRKHSRVSACRDVEEERGESPDSGHCPGTRKSSFLSRVLPASPEGSGNRSSASPGGSDTSSGAGSPSGCEGQRSQEGSPTGSPPPPAAATGRRVSMASSTPLPKGQMAGGQLGKMGGLG, from the coding sequence ATGGGGGACTGGAACTTGTTGGGCAGCATCCTTGAGGAAGTCCACATCCACTCCACCATCGTTGGCAAGATCTGGCTCACGATCCTGTTCATATTCCGGATGCTGGTGCTGGGAGTGGCTGCCGAAGACGTCTGGGATGACGAGCAGTCGGAGTTCATCTGCAACACGGAGCAGCCCGGCTGCAGCAACATCTGCTACGACAAAGCCTTCCCCATCTCTTTGATCAGATACTGGGTGTTGCAAATCATATTTGTCTCGTCTCCGTCTCTAGTCTACATGGGCCACGCGCTCTACAGGTTAAGGGCTCTAGAGAAGGAGAGGCAGAAGAGGAAAGCCCACCTGCGGGCTCAGCTGGAGGACCTGGAGCCCCTGCCCGAGGAACACAAGAGGGTAGAGAGGGAGCTGCGGAAGCTGGAGGAACAGAAGAAGGTGAACAAGGCACCCCTGAGGGGGTCCCTGCTGCGCACCTATGTGCTACATATCCTGACCCGCTCGGTGGTCGAGGTGGGCTTTATGGTGGGTCAGTATCTGCTCTACGGCTTCCACATGCCCCCCCTTTACAAGTGCACCCGCCCCCCCTGCCCGAACACGGTGGATTGCTTCGTGTCCCGGCCCACGGAGAAGACCATCTTCATGCTTTTCATGCACAGCATCGCCGCCGTCTCCCTCTTCCTCAACATCCTCGAGATCGCCCACCTGGGCCTCAACAGGATCCACAAGACCCTGGCGGGCCGGCCGCGGAGGCCAGCGGGCCGGGCTGATGACCAAGCCGTCCCCTGCCACCCCCCCAGCAGCTCGGTGATGCCTCCTCGCCCTTCGGCCTccccgccaccacctccctcctcctcctcggccatCGGGGGCTCGGGGCAGCACCGCAGACAGAGGCCACCGGTGTCCTCCAGCAGCGAGGAGGCTCCGCCAGGCATGGTGGGGAcagcggggatggggacggggacagggatgtCCCGCCGGCTGCCCCGCAAGCACAGCCGGGTGAGCGCCTGCAGGGACGTGGAGGAGGAGCGCGGCGAGTCCCCCGACAGTGGGCACTGCCCCGGCACCCGCAAGTCCAGCTTCCTCTCCAGGGTGCTGCCCGCCAGCCCCGAGGGCAGCGGCAACCGGAGCTCTGCCTCCCCAGGGGGCTCTGACACCagctctggggctggctccccgTCGGGCTGTGAGGGGCAGCGGAGCCAAGAGGGAAGTCCAACAGGCAGCCCCCCGCCACCTGCCGCCGCCACAGGACGACGGGTGTCCATGGCAAGTAGCACCCCGCTGCCCAAGGGGCAGATGGCGGGTGGGCAActggggaaaatggggggattggggtga
- the CASP8AP2 gene encoding CASP8-associated protein 2 — protein MAAGQGGPGSRCDAEASPFKEGDESSVDIYDGLDNGLAVPDNSAPNSTPAGNSLNLFDEILIEEGTAKEASYNELQAEYGKCQQQIKELMKKFKEIQAQNIILQNENQALKKNISALIKTARVEINRKDEEISNLHQRLSEFPNHRSSFTRAYLPGSTNGRCLEMCKAKESKFRPSDLGDNVKTEHRVKNDCSKDMYHSYSSHNGDNGKFSSEKRNTPYVLRYPPEELCGDGAHLCLPNHDHSCNKDNRKEKKEMKSDEQYSRGTVTKYRREVHQSTGNSGNSNGVESEEGNSDPHQKLQTLPEKVSKNELQQKSQSIKLKSSPAVERRIERGVSSWEKQATGKDRCLTRELYADERSPNAIKKDIKTHDKDEKTSGQKIKLNEKLQEQTRRSGRGSSPHSKSEHSKTLHESRKCRVEESRKGRDTDCKRDRGANDHSFREGRSSPSNSSSREHKHARFKENSSRYEWETAHSKSEKHRTEEKRKRERDNQDENRHSRNERKVTKEVSHQYTKEFRKGTDIAKSERNKSSKSEETSRVADGLKDHKFSKTKDHTVTKSKDLKLSFMEKLNLTLSPAKKQCLSPPDGLKTSSQKATDEGTAELTLQAEMVDTAHPVNCAPAEQANSTLQVQDSTAEISVEPAVPASVSSENEALKGAAADPAQPEAPPAVTTDEVSSETSPELVASQIESPALPGAAEVLVPEEMLAETLSAAAEACGPVESEASAVAVMDLDHPEAPSLEVAGSVAPCENLPVAVEVMQDDNVPAAEVAQSKPGSESPGALPESATEKEEEDKTWLAADMENSADHHGSQNLGLGDLEAQSSGDLESCEEAAGDISETKTDSLMEVVKDGDHLAAENLEPPVEEKTVCEMSMSTSQSPDRTAGTDPDAPLLDQNPCALGPGFTEISPTTSLSSEAHPRTKERETNPVPVDDDSSILSIDLNHLRYIPKAISPLNSPMRPLAKALRMESPCKGLGKSYNKDLIPEGAVAVCPSKNLSKEVNKENQKPVSMSDEHLEMESQLSISSDEIEEGEIISSDEDEGKSKPERSSENPKISRPKTPETRNLTSSPQNQKNKAVCCSEDNGKFVSVKVSTKKNGERHKNQAFRSSKDMKKTKTVSITCLEKIVQVIVEPSSVQEVMQMLRAIRKQMRKNYMKFKVHFPVQHFHRIIESAIINFTSLIKYLNFSKMSTSGETLKLNICDIIEAKLKQVKKNAIVDRLFEQQVSDMKKQLWKFVDEQLDYLFDKIKRIIVKQCDMVKVGNESEEGKHERTGKQKHKIGHKNDVQRSRKKSLKARSQKPEEFILSKHIVDYHRAKGHHEKNKTDAAKTAFTKCLNSIDNTRNSLTKVQPSKENNLQGAVTPLKGVKHDKEGFQLSRDANKSDLSYELLTEQQASSLTFNLVSDAQMGEIFKSLLQGSDLLEKNVGSNIDRHDWEFRTPEKQFPDSHKCRSNAAELVQEAAPKEAAVESRSVEDISWPVVSPMRAPSLTTRLQMSVDPDVLDESCMFEVPTDATSCKEDECSLQKSKSFVSSILLEDLAVSLTIPSPLKSDAHLSFLKPESNSGSTPEGVLSAHYSEDALLEEEDATEQDIHLALESDNSSSRSSCSSSWTSRPIVPGFQCRPSLPMQAVIMEKSNDHFIVKIRRAVPSVTAASEQVASVKEARASSAKSEKEVRSGEKERGRQGAVAATVLETVKPNLIKVDHVPYGSTGQEQNPALPQPPKEPHSSTGKEATPGLPGPCRKPSNADNCNVESSNEGSEQSQTHKLEVSENLNEAGVESQALFPVGCSAELCIDLTDDAVKETSCFVAESAAENTSEQAPTGNSEICDRKEELEECSDGFIDLTEELSNETVTGECNLEEKPALNSDVGSQISIDDKSNKKRKKEAVRENSNSKRQRKETEEVGEESEGSDTKSEEINLGHKQCYAKNNELQQNKESSPVASCATSPSLYAKNIIKKKGEVVVSWTRNDDREILLECQRKGPSSKTFISLATRLNKSPNQVSERFKQLMKLFKKSKCK, from the exons GCTATCGGAATTTCCCAATCATCGAAGTAGCTTCACCAGAGCATATCTTCCTGGATCAACCAACGGACGGTGTTTGGAGATGTGTAAAGCTAAAGAATCCAAATTCAGACCTTCTGACTTAGGTGACAACGTAAAGACGGAACATAGAGTGAAAAATGACTGCTCAAAGGATATGTACCACAGTTACTCATCTCACAATGGGGACAACGGGAAGTTTAGCtctgaaaaaagaaacactcCGTACGTACTGAGATACCCTCCTGAAGAGCTCTGCGGCGATGGTGCTCATTTATGTCTACCAAACCATGACCATAGTTGCAACAAGGataacagaaaggagaaaaaagaaatgaaaagtgatGAGCAATACAGTAGGGGAACTGTCACCAAGTACAGAAGAGAAGTACATCAGAGCACTGGTAACAGTGGTAACTCTAACGGTGTTGAAAGTGAAGAGGGGAATTCAGATCCTCATCAAAAGCTGCAGACCCTTCCGGAGAAGGTTAGTAAAAATGAGTTGCAACAAAAAAGTCAGAGCATAAAACTCAAAAGCAGCCCAGCTGTAGAAAGAAGAATAGAAAGGGGCGTTTCTTCTTGGGAGAAACAAGCTACTGGTAAAGACAGATGTCTAACAAGAGAATTGTATGCAGATGAGAGATCACCAAATGCGattaaaaaagacattaaaacacATGATAAAGACGAAAAAACCTCTGGCcaaaaaattaaactaaatgagaagctgcaggagcagacaaGAAGGTCTGGTAGAGGGAGCAGTCCACACTCAAAGAGTGAACATTCAAAGACTCTTCATGAATCACGTAAATGTCGCGTGGAGGAGTCTAGAAAAGGAAGAGACACTGACTGCAAGAGGGACAGAGGAGCAAATGATCACAGCTTTCGAGAAGGGAGGTCCTCACCTTCTAATTCCAGCAGCAGAGAGCATAAACATGCACGCTTCAAGGAAAACAGTAGCAGGTATGAATGGGAAACAGCACATTCCAAATCGGAGAAGCACAGAAccgaagaaaaaaggaaaagagagagggacAATCAGGATGAAAATCGGCATTCtaggaatgaaagaaaagttaCAAAAGAGGTTTCTCACCAGTACACAAAGGAATTCAGGAAGGGTACAGACATTGCAAAAAGTGAACGAAACAAGTCCTCTAAGTCAGAAGAAACATCAAGAGTAGCAGATGGTTTAAAAGACCATAAATTTTCCAAAACTAAAGATCACACTGTGACAAAAAGCAAGGACTTAAAACTTAGCTTTATGGAAAAGCTGAATTTAACTCTGTCGCCTGCAAAAAAACAATGCCTTTCTCCACCTGATGGACTTAAAACATCTTCCCAAAAGGCCACAGATGAGGGAACTGCAGAGCTCACTCTGCAGGCAGAAATGGTAGACACTGCCCACCCTGTTAACTGTGCTCCTGCAGAGCAGGCTAATTCAACACTACAAGTTcaggacagcacagctgaaATCAGCGTGGAACCAGCAGTGCCTGCTTCTGTCAGTTCTGAAAATGAAGCCTtgaaaggagcagcagcagatccaGCACAGCCTGAAGCACCGCCAGCAGTGACAACTGATGAAGTGAGCTCAGAAACCTCACCAGAACTGGTAGCGAGCCAGATAGAGTCCCCGGCcttgccaggagcagcagaagtcctGGTTCCTGAGGAGATGCTGGCTGAAAccttgtcagcagcagcagaggcttgTGGTCCGGTTGAATCAGAAGCCTCAGCAGTGGCCGTGATGGATCTGGATCACCCTGAAGCTCCCTCCCTGGAGGTGGCAGGGAGCGTGGCACCATGTGAGAACTTGCCCGTGGCAGTGGAGGTGATGCAGGATGATAACGTGCCAGCAGCAGAAGTGGCGCAGTCCAAACCGGGCAGTGAAAGTCCGGGAGCCCTTCCTGAGTCAGcaacagagaaagaagaggaagataaAACATGGCTAGCTGCTGACATGGAAAACTCAGCAGACCACCATGGCTCTCAAAACCTTGGCTTAGGGGACTTGGAAGCCCAAAGTTCTGGTGACTTGGAGTCCTGTGAGGAGGCTGCAGGTGACATCagtgaaacaaaaacagactcTTTAATGGAAGTAGTGAAGGATGGTGATCACTTGGCTGCAGAAAATCTGGAGCCTCCTGTTGAGGAGAAGACTGTCTGTGAAATGAGCATGAGCACGTCTCAGTCACCTGACAGAACTGCAGGAACTGATCCAGATGCACCATTGCTCGACCAGAATCCCTGTGCTCTGGGGCCAGGCTTCACTGAAATCAGTCCAACAACATCTCTTAGCAGTGAGGCGCACCCTAGAACTAAAGAGAGAGAAACCAACCCGGTACCCGTTGATGATGACAGTTCAATACTGAGCATCGATCTCAATCACTTGAGGTACATTCCGAAAGCTATCAGCCCGCTCAACAGCCCGATGCGCCCTCTGGCAAAAGCACTTAGGATGGAGAGTCCCTGCAAAGGTCTCGGGAAGAGTTATAACAAAG attTAATTCCTGAAGGCGCAGTTGCTGTTTGCCCCTCAAAGAATTTGTCAAAGGaggtaaataaagaaaatcaaaagccAGTTAGCATGTCTGATGAGCACCTAGAGATGGAGTCCCAGCTGAGTATCTCTTCAGATGAAATAGAAGAAGGAGAAATCATAAGTAGTgatgaagatgaaggaaaatcTAAACCAGAAAGAAGCTCTGAAAATCCCAAAATTTCAAGACCAAAAACTCCTGAAACACGGAATTTGACCAGCAGTCCGCAGAATCAAAAGAACaaagctgtgtgctgcagcGAAGATAATGGaaaatttgtttctgtaaaagtaAGTACAAAGAAGAACGGAGAGAGGCATAAAAACCAGGCTTTCAGATCCTCAAAGGAtatgaagaaaactaaaacagtgAGCATCACTTGTCTTGAAAAAATAGTTCAAGTTATAGTTGAACCTTCAAGCGTGCAAGAAGTCATGCAGATGCTAAGAGCTATACGAAAGCAGATGAGGAAAAATTACATGAAGTTCAAGGTACACTTCCCAGTTCAgcattttcacagaattatCGAATCTGCTATAATAAATTTTACGTCGTTAATAAAATACCTGAACTTTTCCAAAATGTCTACATCGGGCGAGACGTTAAAATTGAACATATGTGATATTATAGAGGCAAAACTTAAGCAAGTTAAAAAGAATGCCATAGTGGACCGTCTCTTTGAACAACAGGTATCAGATATGAAAAAACAGTTATGGAAATTTGTAGACGAACAGCTCGACTACTTATTTGACAAGATAAAGAGAATCATTGTAAAACAGTGTGACATGGTAAAGGTGGGGAATGAGAGTGAGGAAGGGAAGcatgaaagaacaggaaaacaaaagcacaaaatcGGCCATAAAAATGATGTACAAAGATCTAGAAAAAAGTCTCTGAAAGCCAGATCTCAAAAACCTGAAGAATTTATCCTTTCGAAGCACATTGTGGATTACCACCGAGCTAAGGGTCACCACGAGAAGAATAAAACAGATGCAGCAAAAACCGCCTTTACAAAATGTCTCAACTCCATTGATAACACAAGGAATTCCCTAACCAAAGTGCAGCCCTCTAAAGAGAATAATTTGCAAGGCGCTGTCACTCCCTTGAAGGGTGTAAAACACGACAAAGAAGGATTCCAGCTATCCAGAGATGCTAACAAGTCTGATCTGAGTTACGAGCTGCTCACGGAACAGCAAGCATCCAGTCTTACGTTTAATCTTGTAAGTGATGCTCAGATGGGCgagattttcaaaagcttgTTGCAAGGTTCTgatctcttggaaaaaaatgttggtagCAACATTGACAGACACGACTGGGAGTTCAGGACACCAGAAAAACAGTTTCCAGATAGCCATAAGTGCCGAAGCAATGCTGCTGAGCTAGTGCAAGAGGCTGCTCCGAAGGAGGCTGCTGTGGAGTCTCGATCGGTGGAGGATATCAGCTGGCCTGTTGTGTCACCCATGAGAGCTCCTTCTTTAACCACGAGGCTTCAGATGTCTGTCGATCCAGACGTGCTGGATGAAAGCTGCATGTTTGAGGTTCCTACAGACGCCACTTCATGCAAAGAAGATGAATGCAGTTTACAAAAGAGCAAATCGTTTGTTTCCTCGATCCTCCTCGAGGACCTGGCTGTTTCCCTGACTATCCCGTCGCCTTTGAAATCAGATGCTCACCTGAGCTTCCTGAAGCCTGAGAGTAATTCTGGCTCAACTCCTGAGGGTGTCCTCAGCGCACATTACAGCGAGGATGCGCttctggaggaggaggatgccaCGGAACAAGACATTCACTTGGCCTTAGAATCTGATAACTCAAGCAGTAGGTCGAGTTGTTCTTCATCGTGGACCAGCCGGCCGATTGTTCCTGGCTTTCAGTGCCGCCCCAGCCTCCCGATGCAAGCGGTGATCATGGAGAAATCCAACGATCACTTCATCGTGAAGATCAGGCGCGCGGTGCCCTCCGTCACAGCAGCCTCTGAGCAGGTGGCTTCAGTGAAGGAGGCGCGGGCATCCTCGGCCAAGAGTGAAAAAGAGGTGAGAAGTGGTGAAAAAGAAAGGGGCAGGCAGGGTGCCGTAGCTGCCACTGTGCTGGAAACTGTCAAACCCAATCTGATTAAGGTGGATCATGTGCCTTATGGCAGCACTGGACAAGAGCAAAACCCTGCTTTGCCTCAACCTCCAAAGGAGCCTCACAGTAGCACTGGAAAGGAAGCAACTCCTGGCTTGCCTGGGCCCTGTAGAAAACCTTCAAACGCAGATAACTGCAACGTTGAAAGCTCAAATGAAGGCTCTGAGCAGTCTCAGACACACAAATTGGAAGTATCTGAAAACTTAAATGAAGCAGGTGTTGAATCCCAAGCTTTGTTTCCTGTTGGATGCAGTGCAGAGTTGTGCATAGACTTAACAGACGATGCTGTTAAAGAAACTTCATGTTTTGTAGCGGAATCTGCTGCAGAGAACACGAGTGAGCAAGCTCCTACAGGAAATTCAGAAATCTGCGATAGGAAAGAAGAACTGGAAGAGTGCTCTGATGGATTCATAGACTTAACAGAAGAGCTTTCCAACGAGACTGTCACAGGCGAATGTAATCTTGAAGAAAAACCCGCTTTGAATTCTGATGTGGGTTCCCAGATAAGTATAGATgacaaaagtaataaaaaacgTAAAAAGGAGGCTGTCAGAGAGAATTCCAACTCAAAAAGGCAACgaaaagagacagaagaagTGGGTGAAGAGAGTGAGGGAAGTGACACGAAATCTGAAGAGATAAATTTGGGACACAAACAATGTTATGCTAAGAACAATGAGTTGCAGCAAAACAAAGAGTCTTCTCCTGTGGCTTCGTGTGCGACATCACCTAGTCTGTATGCcaaaaacatcattaaaaaaaagggagaagtaGTAGTTTCCTGGACAAG AAATGACGACCGAGAAATTTTACTGGAATGTCAGAGAAAAGGACCATCAAGTAAAACCTTTATTTCCTTAGCCACCAGGCTGAACAAAAGCCCCAATCAG GTTTCAGAAAGATTCAAGCAGTTAATGAAGCTGTTCAAGAAATCCAAGTGCAAGTAA